From the genome of Nitrosomonas sp., one region includes:
- a CDS encoding ABC transporter permease encodes MKTVDTLHFAFRSLTAHPLRTLLSASGIAIGIAAVILLTAIGDGIQKFVLSEFTQFGTNIITIKPGKITTHGGSIGAIGNARLLTIDDAIALKNSRYVQYTNASVVGNAEIRANGRSRRVTLYGQGPDFSRAFNMQVAIGQFLPNDDPRSPRAYVVLGSKVHAELFGRTNPLGAILQAGGSRFRVIGVMASKGHVLGFDLDDTVFIPTTRALEVFNREGLMEVNFSYKPNVPVDDVVEDIRNILIARHGREDFTITPQQQMLSTLSTVLNVLKFAVAALGGISLLVGAVGMVTLMHIAVSERIAEIGLLTALGTTRARIRILFLIESIVLSTLGGLAGLIAGSGIAWLLKTFVANLPVNIPWDYVLGALIVSIIIGLAAGVMPAMRAAKLNPVDALRTE; translated from the coding sequence ATGAAAACGGTTGATACACTGCATTTCGCCTTCCGCTCATTAACCGCTCATCCGCTGCGTACGCTGCTATCCGCTTCCGGTATCGCTATTGGCATCGCTGCGGTTATATTGTTGACTGCGATTGGTGATGGGATTCAGAAATTTGTTTTATCTGAATTTACACAATTCGGCACTAATATTATTACGATAAAACCGGGAAAAATCACAACGCATGGCGGCTCCATTGGCGCCATTGGCAACGCACGTCTTTTGACCATCGATGACGCAATTGCTTTAAAAAATTCCCGTTATGTGCAATATACCAACGCGAGTGTAGTCGGCAATGCTGAAATACGCGCAAATGGACGTAGCAGACGCGTTACGCTTTACGGCCAAGGCCCAGACTTTTCACGTGCTTTTAACATGCAGGTTGCAATAGGCCAATTTTTACCGAATGACGATCCAAGAAGTCCGCGCGCATATGTTGTACTGGGTTCCAAAGTACATGCCGAGCTGTTTGGCCGCACAAATCCGCTCGGCGCAATTCTGCAAGCCGGCGGCTCCCGATTCCGGGTCATCGGTGTGATGGCATCAAAAGGTCATGTTCTTGGTTTTGATCTTGATGATACTGTGTTTATTCCGACAACACGCGCCCTCGAGGTATTCAATCGTGAAGGTTTAATGGAAGTGAATTTTTCCTACAAACCGAATGTACCCGTTGACGATGTTGTTGAGGATATTCGAAACATTCTGATCGCACGACACGGCCGTGAAGACTTTACAATAACTCCGCAACAACAGATGCTCAGCACGCTCTCAACCGTGTTAAATGTACTAAAATTTGCTGTAGCAGCTTTGGGTGGCATTTCACTATTGGTCGGTGCGGTCGGCATGGTTACATTAATGCATATTGCCGTTTCAGAACGAATTGCGGAAATTGGTTTATTGACCGCATTAGGCACAACCCGTGCACGGATACGCATTTTATTCCTGATCGAATCCATAGTTTTATCAACATTAGGTGGTTTGGCAGGATTGATTGCAGGTTCAGGTATTGCCTGGTTATTAAAGACTTTTGTTGCCAATTTACCGGTCAATATCCCATGGGATTATGTTCTGGGCGCATTGATTGTGTCCATTATAATTGGGCTTGCCGCCGGTGTCATGCCCGCCATGCGCGCCGCCAAGCTTAATCCGGTTGACGCTTTGAGAACTGAATAA
- a CDS encoding ABC transporter permease, protein MTLTDTLHLSFKAILSYRTRSLLIVFAMALGVAAVVVLTAIGDGARNYVINQFSSIGTNLLVVLPGRAETSGAFPGAVLGQTPRDLTLKDAQLLGRLPQVRRYAPLNVGEAELSAANRLREVTVLGSNAELIPIRHMKLAQGSFLAHGSAYSAQIVLGAKLAQEFFPLSHAVGQRVRLGENRFLVSGVLAPQGESMGFNTDEIVIIPVEQAQSLFNTTSLFRILVEAKSHNQIDSAKNAILETLKHSHDGEEDITVITQDAILATFDRILHALTLAVAGIAAISLIVAGILVMNVMLVAVNQRTAEIGLLKAIGAHAKDIRSLFFAETLWLSLAGAMIGFLLGQLGSLILRLAYPQLPAWAPVWASLAGILVALITGILASMLPANKAARLNAVEALSKK, encoded by the coding sequence ATGACGCTGACTGACACATTGCACCTTTCCTTCAAAGCAATTCTCAGCTATCGAACCCGCTCATTATTGATCGTATTCGCCATGGCTCTGGGCGTGGCCGCCGTTGTTGTACTTACGGCAATCGGTGACGGCGCACGAAACTATGTTATTAACCAGTTTTCTTCCATTGGCACCAACTTACTGGTCGTCTTGCCTGGCCGCGCGGAAACATCCGGCGCGTTTCCAGGCGCCGTTTTAGGTCAGACACCTCGCGATTTAACGCTAAAAGATGCGCAGTTATTGGGGAGGTTGCCGCAAGTTAGACGCTACGCACCATTGAATGTCGGCGAAGCTGAGCTTTCAGCGGCCAACCGGCTGCGTGAAGTGACCGTGCTTGGCAGCAATGCAGAACTGATTCCCATCCGTCACATGAAACTGGCGCAAGGCAGTTTTCTTGCACATGGATCGGCATACAGCGCTCAAATTGTGCTTGGAGCTAAATTGGCCCAGGAATTTTTTCCACTGAGTCACGCAGTTGGTCAACGCGTTCGGTTGGGAGAAAATCGTTTTTTGGTATCTGGCGTTCTTGCGCCGCAAGGCGAATCCATGGGATTCAATACTGACGAAATTGTGATAATTCCCGTAGAACAGGCGCAGTCATTATTTAATACAACCTCGCTATTTCGTATTTTGGTGGAAGCCAAGAGTCACAACCAAATCGATTCGGCAAAGAACGCCATACTGGAAACGCTTAAACACAGCCACGATGGCGAAGAAGATATTACTGTGATTACTCAGGATGCCATTCTGGCAACGTTTGACCGCATACTGCATGCGCTGACGCTGGCTGTCGCTGGCATCGCCGCTATTAGTTTAATCGTTGCGGGTATTTTGGTGATGAATGTGATGTTGGTCGCTGTAAATCAACGTACTGCCGAAATCGGTTTGCTCAAAGCAATCGGCGCACATGCTAAAGATATTCGAAGCTTATTTTTCGCAGAAACGTTATGGTTGTCTTTAGCTGGCGCAATGATCGGTTTTCTTTTAGGCCAGCTGGGTAGCCTGATATTGCGTTTAGCTTATCCACAATTACCCGCATGGGCGCCTGTCTGGGCCAGTCTGGCAGGCATCCTGGTTGCTCTGATAACCGGAATATTGGCAAGCATGTTGCCTGCAAACAAAGCAGCCCGACTGAATGCCGTTGAAGCGTTAAGTAAAAAATGA
- a CDS encoding ABC transporter ATP-binding protein has translation MIRLSGITRIFHMGDQRINALDHVDLKIQNGEYVSIMGPSGSGKSTLLNIIGLLDRPDSGDYELDGKTVTDLTEAEQARIRREKIGFVFQSFHLVPRLTAAENIELPLILSDIPPKERKTRVNNALRAFDLFDRALHRPSELSGGQRQRVAIARATIMKPTAILADEPTGNLDHQIGAEVISLLENLHESGTTIIIVTHDRELGNRAHRQLMLRDGKILADKRHDAD, from the coding sequence ATGATTCGATTATCCGGCATAACACGCATTTTTCATATGGGCGATCAGCGCATCAATGCGCTCGACCATGTCGATCTTAAAATACAAAACGGTGAATACGTGTCCATTATGGGACCTTCCGGCTCTGGAAAATCAACTTTGCTGAACATCATTGGTTTACTGGACAGACCTGACAGTGGTGATTATGAACTCGATGGCAAAACAGTGACCGATCTAACCGAAGCCGAACAAGCCCGGATACGCCGGGAAAAAATTGGTTTCGTATTTCAATCGTTTCACCTGGTTCCCAGGCTGACGGCCGCTGAAAACATTGAATTGCCATTAATTCTTAGCGACATCCCACCCAAAGAACGCAAAACACGTGTTAACAATGCATTGCGTGCATTTGACTTGTTTGACCGCGCCCTGCACCGCCCATCCGAATTATCCGGAGGACAGCGACAGCGTGTCGCCATAGCCCGCGCCACCATCATGAAACCCACAGCCATACTTGCGGATGAACCAACCGGCAACCTGGATCATCAAATTGGCGCAGAAGTCATATCGTTACTGGAAAATTTACATGAATCCGGAACGACTATAATCATCGTTACACATGATCGCGAACTCGGTAATCGCGCGCACCGGCAGCTTATGCTGCGCGATGGAAAAATTCTGGCTGACAAAAGACATGACGCTGACTGA
- a CDS encoding efflux RND transporter periplasmic adaptor subunit yields MQQSNKSFRFILFGGIAILVVAAFWYFTRPDPLEVELAKVAYGNVEATVVNTRAGTIKACQRANLAPTLGGQIVKIHVDEGDHVEINQILVELWSTDLIAQRELAQRQLTMSQERHREACILAQNAWRESQRTQQLVDQGFISSQRAEDADANARARQASCDAAFADIKRANAQIRVTDAGLERTVIKAPFAGVIAKITGEIGEYATPSPPGIPMPPVIDLIDDSCLYVSAPMDEVDAPKIKLGQPARITLDAMPQKVFHGKVSRIAPYVTEIEKQARTVDIEVNFTEPPESILLAGYSADVEVILDSRENVLRIPTQALRQNNMIYLLGSDNKLLEQQLKTGLANWSFTEVVSGLKDGDQVLISFDQDEIKPGVTVQPRQTDEPAS; encoded by the coding sequence ATGCAACAATCCAACAAATCATTTCGCTTTATATTATTTGGCGGCATCGCCATTCTGGTTGTTGCAGCATTCTGGTATTTTACCCGCCCCGATCCGCTGGAAGTTGAATTGGCAAAAGTGGCATATGGTAATGTAGAAGCCACTGTTGTCAATACACGCGCCGGCACCATCAAAGCCTGTCAACGCGCCAACCTGGCGCCTACTCTGGGCGGTCAAATCGTAAAAATTCATGTGGATGAAGGCGATCATGTCGAGATAAATCAAATTTTAGTTGAACTCTGGAGTACCGATCTAATCGCGCAACGTGAGCTTGCTCAACGTCAACTCACCATGTCGCAGGAACGCCATCGCGAGGCCTGTATTCTTGCGCAAAATGCATGGCGTGAGTCGCAACGCACACAGCAACTGGTCGATCAGGGATTCATCAGTTCCCAACGCGCAGAAGATGCTGACGCCAATGCACGGGCGCGACAGGCGAGCTGCGACGCCGCGTTTGCGGATATTAAACGCGCAAATGCACAGATTCGGGTTACCGATGCAGGCCTGGAGCGTACTGTTATTAAGGCGCCTTTTGCAGGTGTTATTGCCAAAATAACCGGAGAAATCGGTGAGTATGCAACACCCTCGCCACCCGGCATACCCATGCCGCCGGTGATAGACCTGATTGACGACAGCTGTCTTTACGTAAGCGCACCGATGGATGAAGTCGATGCGCCTAAAATCAAACTGGGTCAACCGGCGCGTATCACACTGGACGCCATGCCGCAAAAAGTTTTTCATGGCAAGGTCAGCCGTATTGCACCGTATGTCACCGAGATTGAAAAGCAGGCGCGGACCGTCGATATTGAAGTCAATTTCACTGAACCGCCTGAAAGTATATTACTCGCAGGCTATAGCGCCGATGTGGAAGTAATACTGGATAGCCGTGAGAATGTTTTGAGAATTCCGACTCAAGCGTTGCGTCAGAACAATATGATTTACCTGCTTGGTTCCGATAATAAATTACTCGAGCAGCAACTTAAAACCGGCCTGGCGAACTGGAGTTTCACCGAGGTGGTCAGCGGTCTGAAAGACGGCGATCAGGTCTTGATCTCATTTGATCAGGATGAAATAAAACCGGGTGTTACTGTCCAACCCAGGCAAACCGATGAACCCGCATCATGA
- a CDS encoding DNA mismatch repair protein MutS yields the protein MNNDSKTILDEIIWRHPLILSSGAHPLSIEDFRPTEADYTVLDSKTYDAIEAERLFSKINHTQTQMGQMCLFRSLARPISDAMVLQHKQDALREIESNTEVREALSNFVVRRAKKEHELKYLLYGEFLGGLTTDVPAERTGKLEFGGFGYHQYREGTQFVVDTVEASRDLPQIQSSYLQTVIKTIQDFEQSRVYQLMKGPVFLANDKFKTRQEKPRYVPLPRFRPTIFKWLPTLIFFIAVYAIMFFFEMVAPELGASYIGYGILVLTVPVFPIVLLAMGASDRDSVIYPLRRYYRESDELAKFVEAVGLLDELLSFHRYRQSLNEEMVLPKVLDEPHHLLLVDSAKNPLLIHDKPDYVPNDITLDTVGRLLIITGPNSGGKTAYCKTIAQIQLLGQMGCYIPATSGQLVPVEHIYYQVPDPGQLDAGMGRFGHELKRTREIFFNSTSRSLVVLDELSEGTTFEEKMTLSEYILKGFHHLGASTLLVTHNHELCERLQSEGIGRYLQVEFAPQGPTHHMIDGISRISHADRVASAIGFSKEDVERHIEKHLSGRDKKPE from the coding sequence ATGAATAATGACAGTAAAACTATACTTGATGAAATTATTTGGCGTCACCCGCTTATTTTGTCGAGCGGGGCGCATCCACTCAGTATTGAGGATTTTCGGCCGACGGAGGCCGACTATACCGTCCTGGATTCCAAAACCTATGATGCTATCGAAGCTGAGCGTTTATTCTCCAAGATAAATCATACGCAGACGCAAATGGGACAGATGTGTCTTTTTCGCTCACTGGCACGGCCAATTTCGGATGCGATGGTTTTGCAACACAAACAGGATGCACTGCGGGAGATTGAGTCGAATACGGAGGTTCGCGAAGCACTCAGTAATTTTGTTGTGCGAAGGGCCAAAAAAGAACATGAACTCAAGTATCTGTTATACGGTGAATTTTTAGGTGGATTAACAACTGACGTGCCGGCCGAACGAACCGGAAAACTGGAATTCGGCGGGTTTGGTTATCATCAATACAGAGAGGGCACGCAGTTTGTTGTCGATACAGTGGAGGCATCCAGGGATTTGCCGCAAATACAGAGCAGTTATTTGCAGACTGTAATCAAAACAATACAGGATTTCGAACAATCGCGCGTTTATCAACTGATGAAAGGGCCGGTTTTTCTGGCCAATGATAAATTCAAGACGCGGCAGGAAAAACCCAGGTACGTGCCGTTACCGCGTTTTAGGCCGACGATATTCAAATGGTTGCCGACTTTGATTTTTTTTATTGCCGTATACGCAATCATGTTTTTCTTTGAAATGGTTGCGCCTGAGCTGGGCGCGTCGTATATCGGCTATGGCATTCTGGTTTTAACCGTACCGGTTTTTCCTATTGTCTTGCTGGCCATGGGTGCATCCGATCGCGATTCGGTCATTTATCCCTTGCGACGGTATTACAGGGAAAGTGATGAGTTGGCCAAATTTGTCGAAGCGGTGGGATTGCTGGATGAATTATTGTCCTTTCATCGTTACCGGCAGTCATTGAATGAAGAAATGGTATTGCCCAAGGTGCTCGATGAGCCGCATCATTTATTGCTTGTTGATAGCGCAAAAAACCCATTGCTGATACATGATAAGCCGGACTATGTTCCCAATGACATTACTCTCGATACCGTAGGCAGGCTGTTGATCATTACGGGGCCCAATAGTGGCGGCAAAACGGCTTATTGCAAAACAATTGCCCAGATTCAATTGCTTGGACAAATGGGGTGCTATATTCCTGCAACTTCGGGGCAGCTGGTGCCGGTTGAGCATATTTATTATCAGGTGCCCGATCCGGGTCAACTTGATGCGGGCATGGGGCGTTTCGGTCACGAGCTCAAACGTACACGTGAAATCTTTTTCAATTCTACTTCGCGCAGTTTGGTCGTGCTTGACGAATTGTCCGAGGGAACAACATTTGAAGAGAAAATGACTCTGTCTGAATATATTCTCAAAGGCTTCCATCATCTTGGCGCAAGTACTCTCCTTGTTACGCACAACCATGAGCTGTGCGAGCGTCTGCAAAGTGAAGGCATCGGCCGCTATCTGCAAGTTGAATTTGCTCCGCAGGGCCCAACGCATCATATGATTGACGGTATTTCACGAATTAGCCATGCGGATCGTGTGGCGAGCGCAATCGGGTTCAGCAAGGAAGATGTTGAACGGCATATCGAGAAACACTTGTCGGGTAGGGACAAGAAGCCGGAGTAA
- a CDS encoding N-acetylmuramoyl-L-alanine amidase, with protein sequence MFTRFKALAVPTIMITAASSTFFPVDRSVFSRRLHFIKMHIGLFILVLLAGLLSLNFKPAQAAETVITAARVGVADYYTRITLESNQPIQYELGMLVNPGRVFIDLENVTLNQVIKALPEKINPADPLIAQIRYGRFKPHVVRLVFDLKTDVVPRAFTIKPRADHGHLLVLDIYYPDKAAIADSHPGIEETEPEFKFEHDEFGQFVATLLKKKPARPENTGTNKLPKSFHAAQYHKPTPPRIIVVAIDPGHGGHDPGAVAKNGKGTLEKDITLAISRKLKVMIDETPNMRAVLTRTGDYYLDLNQRQAIARKHKADLFVSIHADGSEKVHPSGSSVYTLSEHGATSTTASWLARQANSAGSDLVGGVNIASKSGDMREIILDLSMSATINDSVKAAEFVLQEISRINRLHKKTVEQAGFVVLKSPDIPSILVETAFITNPHEEKKLIDKSYQKKMANAIFSGIKNYFDTNPALARTDMAHAH encoded by the coding sequence ATGTTTACGCGATTTAAAGCATTAGCAGTACCCACAATCATGATAACTGCAGCATCGTCAACGTTTTTTCCAGTTGATCGATCTGTGTTTAGCCGCAGATTGCATTTCATTAAAATGCATATCGGGCTATTCATACTGGTACTGCTGGCTGGTTTGCTGTCGCTTAATTTTAAGCCTGCTCAGGCGGCTGAGACAGTTATTACTGCGGCACGGGTCGGTGTGGCCGATTATTATACGCGCATCACCCTGGAATCCAATCAACCTATCCAGTATGAACTGGGGATGCTGGTCAATCCCGGGCGGGTTTTTATTGACCTTGAAAATGTAACGCTCAATCAAGTCATCAAAGCCTTGCCGGAAAAGATTAACCCCGCTGATCCTTTAATCGCGCAAATTCGTTACGGGCGATTCAAACCCCATGTTGTCCGCCTGGTATTCGATCTCAAAACCGATGTTGTTCCCCGAGCCTTCACTATTAAACCCAGAGCGGACCACGGACACCTTTTGGTTCTGGATATCTACTACCCTGACAAAGCCGCCATCGCTGATAGTCATCCAGGTATCGAAGAGACTGAGCCGGAATTCAAGTTTGAGCATGATGAATTTGGCCAATTCGTCGCAACCCTGCTGAAAAAGAAACCTGCCCGCCCGGAAAATACTGGCACTAATAAACTGCCCAAGAGCTTTCATGCTGCTCAATACCACAAGCCCACACCGCCGAGAATTATTGTTGTCGCGATTGATCCGGGACACGGCGGTCATGATCCAGGTGCAGTCGCCAAAAATGGCAAAGGCACGCTGGAGAAAGATATTACGCTCGCCATATCCAGAAAACTCAAAGTCATGATTGATGAGACGCCGAACATGCGGGCGGTATTGACCCGTACCGGCGACTATTATCTGGATCTCAACCAAAGACAGGCTATAGCACGCAAACATAAAGCCGATCTGTTTGTGTCCATCCATGCCGATGGCAGTGAAAAAGTGCACCCAAGCGGCTCATCGGTGTACACGCTTTCAGAACATGGCGCGACATCGACAACCGCAAGCTGGCTCGCCAGACAGGCAAACAGCGCCGGCAGTGATCTTGTGGGTGGCGTGAACATTGCCAGCAAATCAGGTGACATGCGCGAAATTATCCTTGATTTATCGATGAGCGCCACGATTAACGACAGCGTCAAGGCTGCGGAATTCGTGCTGCAGGAAATCAGCCGGATAAATCGCCTGCATAAGAAAACCGTGGAGCAAGCCGGTTTTGTAGTGCTGAAATCTCCCGACATTCCTTCTATTCTGGTGGAAACAGCTTTTATAACCAATCCGCACGAAGAGAAGAAATTGATCGACAAGTCGTATCAGAAGAAAATGGCAAACGCGATCTTCAGCGGTATAAAAAACTATTTCGATACTAACCCTGCTCTGGCGCGCACTGATATGGCGCATGCCCACTAG
- the tsaE gene encoding tRNA (adenosine(37)-N6)-threonylcarbamoyltransferase complex ATPase subunit type 1 TsaE — MSFYLADETNTLALGKKIAAVLKPGLVIFLNGNLGAGKTTLVRGILHGLGHQHAVKSPTYNLVEIYKFSRLYLYHFDFYRFNDPYEWEEAGFRDYFNADTICLIEWPEKAFGLLPDADLDINFQILETGRNLSIKADTDAGEQCLRDLKH, encoded by the coding sequence GTGTCGTTTTATCTTGCTGATGAAACGAATACGCTCGCTCTCGGTAAAAAAATAGCTGCTGTTTTAAAACCGGGTCTGGTTATTTTTCTCAACGGAAACCTTGGCGCCGGTAAAACAACCCTGGTACGCGGTATTTTACACGGACTTGGTCATCAGCATGCTGTCAAAAGCCCGACCTATAATTTAGTTGAAATCTATAAATTTTCTAGGTTATACTTGTATCACTTTGATTTTTATCGTTTCAACGACCCTTATGAATGGGAAGAAGCAGGCTTTAGGGATTACTTTAATGCGGATACAATTTGCCTGATTGAATGGCCGGAAAAAGCGTTTGGGCTGCTGCCCGACGCAGACCTGGATATCAATTTTCAGATTCTGGAAACCGGCCGGAATCTCTCGATTAAAGCTGATACGGATGCAGGAGAGCAATGTTTACGCGATTTAAAGCATTAG
- the queG gene encoding tRNA epoxyqueuosine(34) reductase QueG, protein MQEKTSCNNRNNPEINTTRLALEIKAWGKALGFQDVRIADAHADMAGVESGMFQWLEQGYHGEMDYMARHGTKRTRPYELVPGTKRIISVRMNYSPPKAADSWSVIGDGEKAYISRYALGRDYHKVLRSRMQKLSEKIQDAIGQFNYRVFSDSAPVMEVEWAQQAGLGWRGKHTLLLSRQAGSLFFLGEIYTDMPLPVDESIGTRGSFCGSCTKCIDVCPTQAIVAPFKVDARRCISYLTIELKNSIPEPMRPLIGNRIYGCDDCQLVCPWNKFAQVTEEPDFNVRHGLDDVTLVELFRWSQQEFDVKLAGSPIRRIGYQQWLRNIAVGLGNAPYSQDIVKTLESRLDDPSAIVREHVQWALEQQQIKKP, encoded by the coding sequence GTGCAAGAAAAAACCTCCTGTAATAATCGTAATAACCCGGAAATAAATACAACCCGTCTGGCCCTTGAAATCAAGGCATGGGGCAAGGCGCTCGGTTTTCAGGATGTACGTATCGCCGATGCGCATGCAGATATGGCTGGCGTCGAATCCGGAATGTTTCAGTGGCTTGAACAAGGATATCACGGTGAAATGGATTATATGGCGAGACATGGCACCAAACGAACGCGGCCGTATGAACTCGTTCCGGGAACGAAACGGATTATCTCTGTACGCATGAATTATTCTCCACCCAAAGCGGCGGACAGCTGGTCGGTCATCGGTGATGGCGAAAAAGCATACATATCGCGTTATGCACTCGGGCGTGACTACCACAAGGTGTTGCGTTCGCGTATGCAGAAGCTTTCCGAAAAAATTCAAGATGCCATAGGCCAGTTTAATTACCGTGTATTTTCGGACAGCGCCCCCGTCATGGAAGTTGAATGGGCGCAGCAGGCTGGTCTAGGCTGGCGCGGCAAACATACGCTGCTATTATCGCGGCAGGCCGGGTCGTTGTTTTTTCTCGGCGAAATTTACACCGATATGCCGTTGCCCGTCGACGAATCCATCGGTACACGGGGAAGTTTCTGCGGCAGTTGCACCAAATGTATCGATGTCTGTCCTACACAGGCCATTGTCGCGCCATTTAAAGTGGATGCCCGCCGCTGCATTTCCTATCTGACAATCGAATTGAAAAACAGCATCCCGGAACCGATGCGCCCTTTGATCGGCAACCGCATCTATGGTTGCGATGACTGCCAGCTCGTCTGCCCATGGAACAAATTTGCACAGGTCACCGAAGAACCGGATTTTAATGTGCGTCATGGCCTTGACGATGTTACGCTGGTTGAACTGTTCCGCTGGAGTCAGCAGGAATTCGATGTCAAACTCGCAGGCAGCCCGATCCGGCGCATCGGTTATCAACAATGGCTGCGTAATATTGCCGTGGGGCTCGGTAATGCGCCGTATTCGCAGGATATCGTAAAGACATTGGAAAGCCGACTGGACGACCCGTCCGCGATAGTGCGCGAGCATGTGCAATGGGCGCTGGAACAACAACAGATAAAAAAACCTTAG
- the purT gene encoding formate-dependent phosphoribosylglycinamide formyltransferase, with the protein MSQELILGTPLSPGATKVMLLGSGELGKEVIIALQRLGVETIAVDRYANAPGHQVAHRAYVINMADGQALRALIEQEKPHIIVPEIEAIATDMLAQIERDGLATVIPTARAAQLTMNREGIRRLAAETLQLPTSPYVFADSLEELKTAIDRAIGYPCIVKPVMSSSGKGQSKVDTAADVEAAWNYAASGGRVDQGRVIVEGVIQFDYEITQLTVRAKNEAGETVTHFCEPIGHVQVHGDYVESWQPQVMSPTALQRARDIAKRITDNLGGLGIFGVELFIKGDDVWFSEVSPRPHDTGMVTMCSQIQSEFDLHARAILGLPVDASLRAPGASAVIYGGMEAKGISFKGVQAALRVPQSDIRLFGKPESFKRRRMGVALANGGDTDEARTRAKLAASQVIPILKS; encoded by the coding sequence ATGAGTCAGGAACTAATACTCGGTACGCCGCTCAGTCCGGGTGCAACCAAGGTTATGCTACTTGGCAGTGGTGAATTGGGCAAGGAAGTCATTATCGCGTTGCAGCGGCTGGGCGTGGAAACCATTGCTGTCGACCGTTACGCGAATGCACCGGGGCATCAGGTCGCGCACCGCGCGTATGTCATCAACATGGCTGACGGTCAGGCGTTACGCGCGCTGATCGAACAGGAAAAACCGCATATCATTGTGCCGGAAATTGAAGCTATCGCAACCGATATGCTCGCACAGATCGAGCGCGATGGCCTGGCGACCGTCATTCCGACCGCACGCGCCGCACAACTGACCATGAACCGAGAAGGTATTCGCCGTTTGGCCGCGGAAACGCTGCAACTGCCGACATCGCCGTATGTGTTTGCCGACAGCCTAGAAGAACTCAAAACAGCCATTGACCGGGCCATCGGCTATCCCTGCATCGTCAAACCCGTCATGTCGTCATCGGGCAAAGGACAGTCGAAAGTGGATACGGCCGCCGATGTCGAAGCCGCCTGGAATTATGCCGCAAGTGGTGGACGTGTTGATCAGGGGCGGGTGATTGTCGAAGGTGTGATTCAATTCGATTATGAAATTACCCAGTTGACCGTGCGGGCGAAAAATGAAGCCGGCGAGACGGTGACGCATTTCTGCGAACCGATCGGGCATGTACAGGTGCACGGCGATTACGTCGAAAGCTGGCAGCCGCAAGTGATGTCGCCCACCGCTTTGCAACGCGCACGTGATATTGCCAAACGGATTACCGACAATCTGGGTGGTTTGGGGATTTTCGGTGTGGAATTGTTCATTAAAGGCGATGATGTCTGGTTCAGCGAAGTCAGTCCGCGTCCGCATGATACCGGCATGGTGACAATGTGCAGCCAGATCCAGAGTGAATTCGATCTGCATGCACGCGCTATTCTCGGTTTGCCGGTTGATGCCAGCCTGCGTGCGCCCGGCGCCAGTGCGGTGATTTATGGCGGTATGGAAGCGAAAGGCATTTCGTTTAAAGGGGTGCAGGCTGCACTGCGCGTGCCGCAAAGCGATATCCGGCTGTTCGGTAAACCCGAATCATTCAAACGCCGGCGTATGGGCGTGGCGCTCGCCAATGGCGGCGATACCGATGAAGCCCGTACCCGTGCTAAACTGGCCGCGAGTCAGGTTATTCCCATTTTGAAATCATAA